The Oscillospiraceae bacterium genome has a segment encoding these proteins:
- the radA gene encoding DNA repair protein RadA yields MAKQRSMYICSECGYESGKWYGKCPGCGEWNTMNEETPAVKSTGTKRSSGGYVSRPLKRLSEITEDVERRISTGIHEFDRVLGGGIVEGSLVLLGGDPGIGKSTILLQACQHLGQHHTILYVSGEESANQIKLRANRLGVTTDSLYILAETDVGSIAETIRSEKPDIVIIDSIQTMVYDQVTSSAGSVTQVRECTNIFMHTAKTYGIPIFVVGHVNKDGAIAGPKVLEHIVDTVLYFEGERNYSYRILRGVKNRFGSTNEIGVFEMTQEGLLEVENPSLMMLSGRPKNTSGTCVACVMEGSRPILAEVQGLVTATGFGTPRRMSTGFDFNRMAMLIAVLEKRAGFFFNTMDAYINVVSGLRLDEPAADLSVAMALVSSLKDAVIGDKVLAFGEIGLAGEIRAVSHCEQRVQEAGRLGFQRCVIPFHNYKSLSKELKKELDIVPVRTVRDAFSALTVKD; encoded by the coding sequence ATGGCAAAACAGAGGAGTATGTATATTTGCAGCGAATGCGGCTACGAGAGCGGCAAGTGGTACGGCAAGTGCCCTGGCTGTGGCGAGTGGAACACCATGAACGAGGAGACCCCGGCGGTCAAATCCACAGGCACCAAGCGCAGCAGCGGCGGTTATGTCTCGCGACCGTTAAAACGTTTGTCGGAAATTACGGAAGACGTGGAGCGGCGTATTTCCACCGGCATTCATGAGTTTGACCGGGTGCTGGGCGGCGGTATCGTAGAGGGCAGTCTGGTGCTCTTAGGTGGCGATCCGGGTATCGGTAAATCTACCATTTTGCTGCAAGCCTGTCAGCACTTGGGACAGCACCATACCATTCTCTATGTGAGTGGCGAGGAGTCTGCCAATCAGATCAAGCTGCGTGCCAATCGGCTGGGTGTGACTACGGACAGTCTATACATTTTGGCAGAGACGGATGTGGGCAGTATTGCCGAGACCATTCGCAGCGAAAAGCCGGATATTGTGATCATTGACTCCATTCAAACCATGGTGTACGATCAGGTGACTTCTTCTGCCGGATCCGTGACCCAGGTGCGGGAGTGCACCAATATTTTTATGCACACAGCCAAAACCTACGGTATCCCTATTTTTGTAGTAGGCCATGTGAACAAGGACGGCGCCATTGCCGGACCTAAGGTGCTGGAGCACATTGTGGATACGGTGCTGTACTTTGAGGGCGAGCGGAACTACTCTTACCGTATTCTCCGTGGGGTGAAGAACCGCTTCGGCTCCACCAATGAGATCGGTGTGTTTGAGATGACCCAAGAGGGGCTTTTGGAAGTGGAAAATCCCTCGTTGATGATGCTCTCCGGTCGTCCTAAGAACACCAGCGGCACCTGTGTGGCCTGTGTCATGGAAGGCTCTCGCCCCATTTTGGCTGAGGTACAGGGATTGGTAACAGCAACCGGCTTCGGCACGCCCCGGCGTATGAGTACCGGCTTTGATTTTAACCGTATGGCAATGCTCATTGCGGTATTGGAAAAGCGGGCGGGCTTTTTTTTCAACACCATGGATGCTTATATCAATGTGGTCAGCGGTCTGCGGTTGGACGAGCCGGCGGCGGATCTGTCTGTGGCAATGGCGCTGGTGTCCTCGCTGAAGGACGCGGTGATCGGCGACAAGGTGCTGGCCTTTGGCGAGATCGGTTTGGCAGGCGAAATTCGCGCTGTCAGCCATTGCGAACAGCGCGTGCAGGAGGCCGGTCGCCTGGGCTTCCAGCGCTGTGTGATCCCATTCCATAATTACAAATCCCTGTCCAAGGAACTAAAAAAAGAGTTGGATATTGTGCCGGTGCGCACCGTTCGCGACGCATTCAGTGCCTTGACGGTGAAAGACTGA
- a CDS encoding N-acetylmuramoyl-L-alanine amidase — MKRVFPAALCVAFVFVTCLSLQVLLRQSVPSAVQYPKARYNLVIDPGHGGMDVGTVAADGTAEKEINLAIARDLYAFAVISGIPASMTRTGDYLVYKAGDDKKRSDLYNRFDYINSVDNAVLVSIHQNHFADTSQWGMQIWYTVNDPLSKALAANILAYDKQHLQPGNRRENKPSDDSYYLLYKAKAPSVMVECGFMSNVKENNQLKQDVYRRRVAFCILAGLSDTMKTGELP, encoded by the coding sequence GTGAAGCGTGTTTTTCCCGCTGCGCTGTGCGTGGCGTTTGTGTTTGTGACCTGCCTGTCTCTGCAAGTGCTGTTGCGGCAGTCTGTGCCCTCGGCGGTGCAGTACCCCAAGGCGCGCTACAATTTGGTCATCGACCCGGGCCACGGCGGCATGGATGTGGGCACGGTGGCGGCGGACGGCACGGCGGAGAAAGAGATCAACCTGGCCATTGCCCGGGATTTGTATGCTTTTGCGGTGATCAGCGGCATACCCGCCTCTATGACCCGCACCGGGGACTACCTGGTCTACAAGGCCGGAGACGACAAAAAACGCTCAGATTTGTATAACCGTTTTGACTATATTAACAGCGTGGATAACGCAGTGCTGGTTTCTATTCATCAAAACCATTTTGCCGATACCTCCCAGTGGGGGATGCAGATCTGGTACACGGTGAACGATCCGTTGAGCAAGGCACTGGCTGCTAATATTTTAGCTTATGACAAGCAGCACTTGCAGCCGGGGAATCGTCGGGAGAACAAGCCGTCGGACGACAGCTATTATCTGCTTTATAAAGCCAAAGCGCCCTCCGTGATGGTGGAGTGCGGCTTTATGAGCAATGTAAAAGAAAATAATCAGTTAAAACAGGATGTTTATCGGCGCCGCGTGGCCTTTTGCATTTTGGCTGGGCTTAGCGACACCATGAAAACAGGGGAGTTACCGTAA